The DNA region aaattctctgttTGCGCAAATAATCAACACAAACTCGCCTGATCTCAAACTGTATACCTTATCCAAGTAAAACTAAACTCCGCTGCTAAATCCTCCCTCGATCACAATGCATCTTAATTCAGTCCTGGAAGAACAGGAAGACCCACAGCTCTTAACGTGGATCTGCTGTTTGGTGAGCGCCACCTACTGGTCCGGCATGTAAACCAATATTGTGTAGACTCTTCTTCTTGGATGTAGGCACACGAAACGGTGCAATAGCGTGTTGCTGCCCCCTACTGTTTGTTACCAGTGCTCTTTATGATTAcgcatgtgtgtttatattgtcCAATGCTATGTAGACAGTCGGTTTCATTCATTCTGGTCCAGTTGTGCATGTTTAGCAGATTGCAGAGTAGAACTGTTCCTCCAGTTGTTCCCAGGTCTCTGAATAGCTTCCTGCACTGGATGAGGATATGTTTTACTGTTTCTGAGAAATCCAGAGTCCATTCATTATTCCTAACTCTGTTGTCTATTCACCAAAAGCATGCGTTTAAAAATCCTTAAAATGTTTATCTCAGATACAATCACAGATCAAAAAtatcagcagttttttttttaaagcaaacgCTTTAATGAAAAGAGGACGAGATGGAATCGAAAAAAGATAAGACAGACAATATCACAGGCTTGCAAAGCGATACGTATTTATAAGTATCTAAAAAAATACTTGTATTTCATTAAATGGATATGGCATTGACAAATTGTTTCCATTAAATGATTCATATGGGGGTTACACTCTTATCCCCACTATTATTTTCCACAATAACACAAATCTAGTTTGCTCCTCTTTGACATAAAATTCCTTGGATCAGATTCCATGGCTTTCAGTCTTATCTCCTTATTTTCATTAGCACACTTGCCATGGAGATTGCTCAGTTATCACCTGAGCTCAGTGTAGAATGACAACAGAGCAAAATCCatccacaaacaaaaaaaacaatgtctctgaaagctctggaaaattttaaatagaaatattgCATCTGTTAAAAATGAGCCTTCAAGCTCAAATAATGATCCTCCTGATGCCGTTTGATTTAGTATAGGTGAGAGTTCTTGGTgtcaaaattataaaaatccTTGAACAATAAACAACTCTTCATAATACTCTTTGCTCTAGGTCCTGACTTACATGAAAACCCCAAGTACATGACTCCACCACCAAAACAATAAGCTCCTTGTTAAGCGTGCATCATCACACATGCACCAAATTTTCAGAAAGCTGCCAGCAACATTCATACGCCTCATTAATAACAGATTCACTGCAATCTGACGgttaaaacatacatttttgtaagtcgctttggataaaagcgtcagctcaATGAAATGTAAAGTAAATATAGCTGCAAACAGTTACAATGTCATTGCATAGAAGGGTAGTGTGATCAAAATACCATCTCAGTATTACTCTTCAAATGGGGTTCATGAAATGAAAGGACAATGATAGGAACTTTGTATTGCATTTTCTTCGACATTATTTTGCTTCACGAAAAATCTGAAAGTGAAAATGTTACAATTGGTGGAGGTGACACATTAATCACTGCGGATCTTCCTGTTCATAGTTATGCCTTGAGTCATGCTGCACTTCACcacctatttttttttaagtgggcCAACATTACTTATGTTAACAAGGGCTGTGCAAAGCAGTGTGATATGTTCCCCTGTCACATAacagcagcacctcctccatTACGTGTCTTCCAGTTGACAGCCTGATCTTTTCCTGACTCAGTCTCTGTCTGCATCCGTGTGTCTACTtgttggagagagaaaagaggtcAGACCAGGCACACACAGctcagatttcaaaataaaatattgtaagGTCAGAGGAAATGTTCATACCGGCTTAACATGTATATCAGTTGTCCAGGATCCTCTGCGAAAACCCTGCAACATTCAAAGAAGGGTTCCATTAAAAAATGAAGCTCACTAACCCATGAACTCAACAGTGATTACATAATGGACATTGTCCATTAGGTTTTAAGTGTTTTTCCATCCTTCGGTTCATGACAGGACTTGAGGACCCTTAAGGTCTAATTTTGGGCCTTATCAAGGAAATAGATGATGTGTAGCCTTTGCGTgcgtctctttctcctctgtcagcGGAGGTAAGTTATTATTGGGGGAAAGAACACATCGATCACAGGCTGTCTTTGCCTCTAACTGATGGTGATCCGGTCTAACTTGTGTCACAAAGCAGATTGTCACCTGGGTGGGTCATCTCCAGCCCTGGGTTTTCCAATCCAGCTACAGGTGCATTCATGTGAAACTGTCTGGCATGTTAATTACAGGACACACTATCAGCAGCGTGAATGAACACTTCAATTGAGTTTGAGTGACAGAAGAAATAATGTAGTCACCTAATTAAATGGAATAAAGCTGTAGAAACACTTCAAGTTGTTTAAGAAAATTAACACTAACAGATACAAACAAGTGTGAGAATTACTATAAATATGAATTCGTTTTCCACAACCATATTAACACAAGTCGTACCCATCTCCCCAGTGGTAAAAGCCCCGGTCCTGGTAGAACATGCAAAGAAACAGCCACACGCTTATTGTCTCCACCCAGAAGATAACAAACAGGAACCATAGGGACGACAGCAGGACTTCACACAAcatcctggagctctgtgaggacaacacacacacacacagtagaaacTTAAATTGGTTGGCCGAGGAGAGAATGTAAATATGTCCACTAGCAGAGGCATTGCCATCAAATTCATGCAATCTAGTAGAATTAAAGCTGTGAACAAAATATAACTGCTTTGAATAAACTTAAGTAACTTTCTTTTTGAGTGTTGTCCATTGGGACGGTCAAATCTGTCCCACGGCAGTTTCACAATGAGCCGAAAATGTTTGGATGATTACTACATACTTCTGCTTTGAACAACTTATTGACGCATGTACACAGAATGGGAAAATCCCAAATAATAACATCACTTTACATATGACCTGGTCTGATGTCATCTGTCCTTGTCTTTTTCTACGTCACCTTAAATATGTCCTTCTTCCTCAAATATGTGAAGCGTCTATGGAACTAGGCGCTAtcaaaatttaatttattgttactattattattatagtctATCAACATATAATATAAGCATTTTTAATATCTCTTatatcacaacacacacttcctgctctctctcatGTGACTGAATCAACCAATGAGAAGCCAGAAAGGCCTCAGACTGGTAAATGTAAAAGAGCTGCAGAAGCAGATTCAACACATCAGTCCTCCTGTTCTTATGATGCTAGTGTAAAGATTGAAATATGTATGTTTTGTACAGGAGCACAAGATGTTAAATGCTGCAACACGTCACTTGTAATTTAAACCTGATGTTTGAAAAACTTTGCTAACATCCACTGTTTTAATTTAGCTGTTAAAGGAAAGTTAGCATATCAGTGTCGAGACATTCCAGTTAAACGTCGACGTTTAATGCATCAACAACACGGAACTTTACTTTAATCAGCGACGTTGTTGTATGAAAGGTAAAATAATCTGGTGATAACTTTGCTCTCTAGTTAAAGTCGACACACAAGTAGCAGTGCTAACCAGCTAGCTAGCTAAAAGCTAATTGTGCTGAATCCTCTTGTGTGTTAGTTTGAGGGCAAAATCATGACgtgttgtttttaacattataactgatcacatttaaacatttaatcaacGCATCGCTAAAGTTACGATGTCAAAGTTTGAAACGACGCGTTtggagcagatgaaaacacTGGTGCTGAATCCAGCTGTTAACATTTCATCTGTAATAATATACTAAAGGTTGTCAGTTCAGAGGCAGGTGCTGCTAAATAAAAGGTCCATTCCTCTTTACTCACTCAAGTCAAAAGATTATCGAGACGACATTCCTGCTCCAAGCTGCTTAAAGCcaaacattcactttgtttACAAAGATCATCACAAGTCACGTTGCGTGTGTTTCCGCTTCTGGGACCTGACGGTGACAAGCTCTGGCCCGCGGCCCCTCAGAGGTCCGGACACTCTCCTTTGAGGCCACAGACTCATTCTGCTTCAGAGGATCTGCTGATGTTCTACAGAGGGACTTATATCTGAGAATGCAAATATGAAagtaaagctgctctcagacttCTGTACTTTTTGCCCGATCACCATTTGATTTACTTTGAGTCTTCTTGGTGTTACAAATATAAAATCCTTGAACCAGAAATAAACTCTTCACGATTATCTTTGCTCTAGCTCCAGACTCCATCAGCAAAACAATAAGCTCCTTGTTCAGAGTGCATCATCACACATGCACCAAAATATCTGAAAGCTGCCAGCAACAGATTGATTGCTATCTATtggttaaaacacaaatatagcTGCAGACAGCAACGACTGTGGTTGCATAGAAAGGTAGTGGGAAAATATCATCTCAGTGCAAGTTCTCCAAATGGACtttaagaaatgaaaaagaactCGCGACATCCTTTTGCATCCTAAAAAAACttaaagtgaaaatataaatgttacaATGGTTGAGGTGAAATATTAATCATTGTGGATCTTCCTGTACATAGTGGTGTCTATTTATATGTTCTTTTTTacatataaattgttttatatttattcttgcacaaacacaacacagcaaatTACTGCTATGCATGAACCGGCTGGGCAATAAACAGATTTAGATTACAACGCGTGACCAATGCAAAAAAGTGGAGTCGATAGTTTGTGGGGATGGGAGCCGGCAGAGCAGAACTAGTGATCCCTACGGCGTAAGGAATACGTTACCTCCTGCCTCTGCCTTCGGTTCTAACTCTCAACTAAATCAAGCAAAGAATTTGATGCTGTTATGCTGCTgcgttgtgcgtgtgtgaactGCAGAGAATGTCCGGGGGTCACAGAGTTCCACCACAGGAAACGTCTGAAAGCAACTTATGTGAGAACACTGATGTCTGGTTGGGAGCATTGGGACTTTCTGCAGCATGTGAGGGTTAGGGGTTAGAAGATCCTCCAGAGGATTAACAGCAAGTGAGTGGGCACACACTGATGAGGTTTCTATAATGCGACTGATGcaaaaaaaactcactggacattctccagagttgaCGTCTGATAACGTCTCTAAGCATTTACACATTATTGTGTAGGAGACACTAGCAAATGaggtgcagaacacacacacagacacaaggtaATTTATACTAAAATTACTTTATTACAGCTGATTTCTGTTCAATATCCCTCTGCCAACACAATAGTAAATATACAAACATAATAGTAAATTTGATTCTATTCTTATTCTGCTTTGTGAATCTTTTTACACAGTTTAAATCCACTTTTAGTACTTTACCATCTCTTATGTAACATCTTCATAATCTCTCAGACATTCAACAAGTTCCACCAtctatacattttaatacagGTTATGAGTTGTAGTGGTAATGTGCCAAAGAGGAATACTGACACCTTCCAAGAAATGCAATCTCTTTTCATTATTCGCCTGTCACCTAATCATCTGttcaagccttttttttttactttgggcACGAGACGTGAAGCAACTTGCTTTTTGCCATGTTTCATACGTTTCATGCCTTCCGCCCAATGCTTGGTGCGACCATGGAGATGAGACAATGCAGTGGTATCTGGGCTTGGCAACTCGGGTATGGCACAGTGTTTGACCATAGAAAGGATCGCCATGTTCAGTTGCTGATTCTCATTCAGTATCCCATATGCTTACAGTCAGTAGGACTAAATTTGACATCAAAGtgtaactaaaataaaaaaaagtttaaacaacaaataaaatccagGTTGGTGGGGAGGGTCTTATTACTGACGATAATTGACAACAATATCCAgactccctcacacacacaacactgacaaaagTGAACAAAACCTGTGCATAAAAACTTAAGGTTGGCATGTGTGGGAGGTTTGTTGGGCCCGACATTGAACGTCTTAGCCTTGGCTTTTGACTTGATGTAAGATACCAATAATGATAAGCATATCCCCTTTTATAGAATATcaataaatcagaaaataaattatgaattaaaCCTGCTGTGTTGCGGTAGCCGGAACAAGTCACTTGGCTTTCAAGAATACAAATTATGGATTTTGGGACCAAACCATATACAAGATGATATAATGCATATTTTCTAGGTAGGATATATACACACGGTAAAACTGAAATCCCACCGATTTAACAAAGAGACCCAAACCTTTGTGTGTCCTTACATGTGATAGGACTATATCACAGTGTGACATTGAGAAAGAGCCAGCCTCGGAAATAATGGCTCTGAATCCGAGTGGAATGGGGACAAATTGGTCAAATgtttgcagagtgtgtgtgtgtgtgtgtgtggggggggggggttatagaACGGCCGTTTGTGGCATTTAGAGGAGATGAcagcaaacacatgcatatgaGGCATTTAGATTCTGTACACAAGACCTAGAATATCTTCCAATGTATATATATCCAGACAATTCAACACCATTTGAACTTTGAGAGTGAAAGGTTTGCTAATATCACCATGTTCTGTCAGTTAAATAGTTAGttttacaaattattttcttaaaatgtgAGTTTagtctttaaatgttttctttgataAAATATACACTTATACATTTACTTCCAGCTTTTTGattcggggtgggggggggagcataTATCCTTAATATCCATAAATCAGAATCCTTAGAGACCTTTTCTGTATGGAAATGGAAAAACCTCACTTGAACGGGGAGACTGTTAAAAGGTTAGCGGGGCACCTGACTGAGCCAGTGATATGTCATCAACCAGAGAGAAGGAGTTTATTCAAATAGGAACAGTTACAGCTATCAAAGGAATACCCAAGTGCTTTTGCCACATTTATTTGGTACATGGCCGTTTTTCCAGCGTGCGTGTTGACCCCGATTTTACTTCTACACGAATACACTACAATAACATATCATGCGTGTGAGTGCATTATTCAATCACCCTTGTTCCTGGGCTCTGCTGAGATGGTGTGGCATCAATAACATTTTTTGTGTTACTTAAATAAGCCCCAACATTGTTTTTAACAGTGTTGTAGTTTCTTTGTAGTTGCGAGCCTGCTGTCATGGTCATGACAATTCCTTATGCTTCCTGCCTGCACATAATGAACTCTTCAATTAACTCAGCTCAGTTTGTTTAATGGAAACTGGAACTAAAACATTTCTTAGAAGCTTCCTCCCATTTTCTATTTGCAGAGGAGATAACCAACAACAGCTTACACTCAAACACATTCAGAACACAGTAAAAGCCGCAGAActagaaaaaaaattgtcactCATACTGCACTGTATCATACACTGGGCTTTTGTCCATATATGGAAAATTGCCCCTAAAAAAAACTCACAGCACAGGTCAGCTTGACTCCTTAACTTAACAGCTTACGtaccaacaaaacacacacccaccaggTGTTTGGCGAAGAGTCTACGGTAACTTTACATATATTTAGCTGTATAAAGTGCTTTGAAAAAGGCAGCAGTTTTAAAAAggcactaaaaaaaaaaaatcgacagGTCAATATTAGCATTGTTGTGAAGCCAAATTTGTCTCCCCCACCCCAACCACACAATAACTCAACATGTACAACCACATTCTCTGTAATGCAGGGGTGTACAAGTTACACCTACATTACAGTTACTGATATGCACGGATAATTTTCTCAAATGATTAAGGCTTAAACCAACTCCACTGCATCCACAGTGAACACAATAACCTGGCAAATCTATCTGGGACCTCTGGACTTAAAATAACTTGTGTTAAAACAGATTGATGAAAGTATTAAACTATAAACAACTGGGACTAATTTAAATCAAAGGTTTAAAAAGGCACTGTAATAGTGTAGCATAAGCCTAGTTTAGAGTTAAGATTAGTTGTTGTGGCTTCAAATGACTTAAGTCTCATTTTGGCCTATGATCAGGAGATCAGGTGAATTAAAAAACTAAGATATAAAACTGAGTCTGACTTCTCACAATGACCATTACAGCAGGCTCGTGTTTCAAAAGCAATACCAAAAAACACAGACCGATGTTTGCTGCAGTTCTCACCAGCATCAGAGGATCAGCCAGtgtataaattaaaatgaattgggTAATTCGAGGAGGGAGGTACTAAACAAAACTGATTGTTTGATATACCACATTTCTAAAGACATAGTTAACACATGTCAAAGACTTTTTAACAGTGTTTCATGTGCAAAATGAGAGCAATGGCTGTTAATAGCACAACACATATTCCATAAATTCCATAGGAGggagctgtaaataaaaacaaaaagggagtaTTATGTGTTGACACTCAAACTGCTTATATAACATAGAATTTAAGGATCTGTATGTGTGCTGATAAACTGCCTTGTGGACGGGCTGTGCCTTTTCCAGCCCTTTTGACCTgagcaacatttatttaatcacaCATCCACATCTGTACATGGGAGAAATGGAGGGgtgtcacagagagagacagagcagcgGAGCTCAGCCAATACCCTGCTGCGTTTGTTGGATTCTACCGTCTCCACACACAATGCTGACTCCATAGCTGACGGGGGATCTATGTGTAGGAGAGGTGTGACCCGTTAGATATTTGAGACGTGACACTGGTACTCCTGCTCATTGCCTGCTCACTGCGCCCCCCTGAGGGTGTCCTCCCCATTGCTTGGGGGCTGTTCTGTGCACCTGCACTGCTGCGGGACACCAGGGATCCTGCTGACGGGTGGCCCCACGGTGATGGACTCCCACCTCCCTGCCCCCAGCCCTGCTGCATAGATGCCCCTCCTGGACTGGAGTGATAAGAGTGAAGGCTGCCTTGGTGGCTTGACCCTGCGCCTGAACTGCCACTGCCCCAGTGTGGCCCTTGAGAGCTCCCAGATTGGTGgtactgatgatgatgactccAGCTGCCTGAAGCCCCAGGAAAGCTGTTGTTGAGGGCCTCAGGGGAGATGTTTGATAGCACCATGTTGCTGAAGCCCAGGCGCATACTCTCTGAGTCAAAAGCCTCAATTTCTCGGGCTTGACGTTCCAGCAAGCTCCGGATTCGCTCCAAGCGTTCATTCTGCAAGGACAGCATCTCCTCCTCAATCTATGGAAAACAAGAATGTTGTTAACAACATCGTCCATAGAGgtcttttcacagcagacattttaaccctaaccctaaccctgagtTCCCCCTGTATTTTCTCCAGATTAACCTAAAAGCTGTGATTGAGTAGTtgattttcaaaacattttaaacttaaatCCTTCGTACAACTATTGAGTCAGACCAGTGTTAATCACCAGATGAGAATAAAGAATAGAAAGCAACCTTCTGTTCGAGCAGGGCCCTCCTGATTGACACTCTCTGCTCCAGGTCCTTCCTCTCACGTTCATGCTGGGCATCTGTCTGCATCTTGATTTTGCTCTGGTAGGCGTTGagaagctccagctcctgctgtaGCTGCATTCGAAGGGCTTGGCACTGAGCCTCCTGAGTCTCATCCAGACGGAGCTGAAGACAGAGACACTTAACGTAAGGGTCCAGGGAATATAATTCAACCACTAATGATTTGGAAACATCctccaaaatgtaaaataacatgGTGCATTCATGGTAATTGTCTTTCTACACAATATTAAAAGTCCACATTCCTGGCAAAGCAAGACTTACCGCCTGAGTTGAGAGCATCTCATTGATGGAGTGGTCATACTGCTCAGCCAAGATGGCGAGTTTGCGGTGCTGCTCCTGCTTTAGCCGTTTAAGGACGGCCTTGTGCTCGGACTTTGGCGTGTTCTCCAACAGATGGTTCCTTAGTGCTTTGTACTGTCTGGTCTGGATCTTACATGTGTCCTGGAACTGCTTCTTTATCTGTAGCTCTTTCGACTATgttgaagagaaaaaaggacaaaattgtgttttcttcatatttaaacatCGAACAACACGAAAACAAACACTATTTTcaatattatcatcatcattcaaATGAGCTTGTCTGTTCAATGTTAATGAACATGCTCAGAAGCTTATTCTAACCTTGAGGCTCTTGGGTTGCTGGCGAACCTCCATGACATGTTTGCGTCGAAGTTCCCTCTCCCTTCTCTTGTTGTACTCCTGCTGATTGTGGAGTTCGGTCTGGTGCTGCAGGCGGATCAGCTCAGCCCTCGTCTTCTGGATGTTGTTGAGCTGGCGGAACTCCAGTTCTTGCATGGACTCGTGGTGGCGGAGAAGCATGGCATGCTCCAAGTCCTTCTGGGTCTGACGCTTGTTTAGTTCCTTATTATTTTAACCAATGCAAGgataaaaaggaaacaacaaaagagatAAGGAGGGgaacatttaaatttgttgaggaacttttctatttttgtgaAATTTGAAATTCAGCAGTACAATGTAGGACAGAGAACTGACCTCTCGTACTAAGTCCTGTTCAACATTGTGGCGAGCAATCAAGATCCTCCGTTTGAACCTGCGGCACTCCAGTTCCAGGTACTGCCTCTGTCTGCGTTGTAGAttggcctcctcctctgcttggAAGTGTTGGAAGTTTTCTTTCTGCTTGGACAGCcactcctgtttttcttttttgggtgTTGACTGGTTTTCATTCAGCTCCTAAAAGGGCAGAAAGAGCACAGGTTACTGAGAGAACTATTTTCAAAGAACTGATTAGTGTTTATTAGCAATCAGTAAGTTAGCTGAAAGACATGCTTACACAGGGCACTATATAAAGCAACAATGCAAATTGTTTCTCTACCTCTTTAAGTTGCTCCTTGCGAAGTTTGTACTCCCGTTTTTGGGATTCGAGGAAGCTGTTGAGCTCTTTCTTCTGCTGACTCTGGATATGCTGTTGGAACTTCTTTTCATCATTGCTAACGgtttttgcctgtttgagaAATACATATATTCAATCAACATGATCTATTTCCTACTATGAGCCACAGCAAATTACAAATTTTAGTGAAGACATAAATAAGCTGAGCCAATACATCTTTCTCCATCGATGCCTGGTGCTTCTTGACAAGTTTCTCCATCTCCTGGGCAAAGCTATTCCTCTGATTCTCCAGCTCCTTGTCCAGTCGGAGTCTGTGCTCATCCATCTCAGCCTTCAGCTTGTTTTCCAGAGCCATCAGCTGCTTCTGGTGCTGCCGTCTCATGCGCTTGTAGCCCAATATCTGCTCCCTTAACTCAGAATCCTGCTCGTGCTCTTTAATCTGGCGAGTGAGCTGCCATTGATAAGACAaagaatttaatttatattaatgCTGGTTGGGTGTTTTTGAGAGAAGTACATAAAAGAGAAGCAACATAAAGTCCATCCAAATGTATAAAAGTTTCAAGCAGGATCACAGCAATCATTTTCATTCTATACataatttaaatacttttttcaaaCCTTACAGGATTCAATGACTACAAGGACTATACATCA from Platichthys flesus chromosome 4, fPlaFle2.1, whole genome shotgun sequence includes:
- the taok1a gene encoding serine/threonine-protein kinase TAO1, which codes for MPNSSRAGSLKDPDVAELFYKEDPEKLFTDLREIGHGSFGAVYFARDSRTNEVVAIKKMSYSGKQSTEKWQDIIKEVKFLQSIQHPNSIEYKGCYLREHTAWLVMEYCLGSASDLLEVHKKPLQEVEIAAITHGALQGLAYLHSHNLIHRDIKAGNILLTEPGQVKLADFGSASIACPANSFVGTPYWMAPEVILAMDEGQYDGKVDIWSLGITCIELAERKPPLFNMNAMSALYHIAQNESPMLLSSEWTDYFRNFVDSCLQKFPQDRPNSEELLKHAFVQRERPESVLMDLINRTKDAVRELDNLQYRKMKKLLFQEAHNGPSTEAQDEEEEPEHNVGRTGTVNSVGSNQSIPSMSISASSQSSSVNSLTDAGDDKSEVDMEGDHTVMSNSSVIHLKPDEEAYNQESEPNTRPTEQQSPPAQTPRPKRNREHFATIRTASVLTRQIKEHEQDSELREQILGYKRMRRQHQKQLMALENKLKAEMDEHRLRLDKELENQRNSFAQEMEKLVKKHQASMEKDAKTVSNDEKKFQQHIQSQQKKELNSFLESQKREYKLRKEQLKEELNENQSTPKKEKQEWLSKQKENFQHFQAEEEANLQRRQRQYLELECRRFKRRILIARHNVEQDLVREELNKRQTQKDLEHAMLLRHHESMQELEFRQLNNIQKTRAELIRLQHQTELHNQQEYNKRRERELRRKHVMEVRQQPKSLKSKELQIKKQFQDTCKIQTRQYKALRNHLLENTPKSEHKAVLKRLKQEQHRKLAILAEQYDHSINEMLSTQALRLDETQEAQCQALRMQLQQELELLNAYQSKIKMQTDAQHERERKDLEQRVSIRRALLEQKIEEEMLSLQNERLERIRSLLERQAREIEAFDSESMRLGFSNMVLSNISPEALNNSFPGASGSWSHHHQYHQSGSSQGPHWGSGSSGAGSSHQGSLHSYHSSPGGASMQQGWGQGGGSPSPWGHPSAGSLVSRSSAGAQNSPQAMGRTPSGGRSEQAMSRSTSVTSQISNGSHLSYT